In one Siniperca chuatsi isolate FFG_IHB_CAS linkage group LG14, ASM2008510v1, whole genome shotgun sequence genomic region, the following are encoded:
- the ube2g1a gene encoding ubiquitin-conjugating enzyme E2 G1a isoform X1 codes for MTEPQSALLLRRQLAELNKNPVEGFSAGLIEDNDLYRWEVLIIGPPDTLYEGGVFKAHLTFPKDYPLRPPKMKFITDIWHPNVDKNGDVCISILHEPGEDKYGYEKPEERWLPIHTVETIMISVISMLADPNGDSPANVDAAKEWREDRHGAFKRKVARCVRKSQETAFE; via the exons ATGACAGAGCCTCAGTCAGCGCTGTTACTCAGGAGACAGCTTGCAG AGCTGAACAAAAACCCAGTGGAAGGATTCTCAGCAGGCCTGATCGAGGATAATGATCTCTACAGATGGGAAGTCCTTATCATCGGGCCTCCAGACACACTGTA TGAAGGTGGTGTGTTTAAAGCTCATCTGACATTTCCCAAAGACTACCCTCTAAGGCCACCTAAAATGAAATTTATTACAGATATTTGGCACCCTAATG ttgacAAGAATGGAGATGTATGTATTTCAATTTTGCACGAGCCTGGGGAGGACAAGTATGGCTATGAGAAACCAGAGGAACGCTGGCTGCCTATCCACACAGTGGAAACCATCATGATTAGTGTTATCTCTATGTTGGCAGACCCAAATGGTGACTCACCAGCCAATGTGGATGCTGCA AAAGAATGGAGGGAGGACAGACACGGCGCATTCAAAAGGAAAGTTGCCCGCTGTGTACGAAAAAGCCAAGAGACTGCGTTTGAGTGA
- the ube2g1a gene encoding ubiquitin-conjugating enzyme E2 G1a isoform X2 encodes MTEPQSALLLRRQLAELNKNPVEGFSAGLIEDNDLYRWEVLIIGPPDTLYEGGVFKAHLTFPKDYPLRPPKMKFITDIWHPNDPNGDSPANVDAAKEWREDRHGAFKRKVARCVRKSQETAFE; translated from the exons ATGACAGAGCCTCAGTCAGCGCTGTTACTCAGGAGACAGCTTGCAG AGCTGAACAAAAACCCAGTGGAAGGATTCTCAGCAGGCCTGATCGAGGATAATGATCTCTACAGATGGGAAGTCCTTATCATCGGGCCTCCAGACACACTGTA TGAAGGTGGTGTGTTTAAAGCTCATCTGACATTTCCCAAAGACTACCCTCTAAGGCCACCTAAAATGAAATTTATTACAGATATTTGGCACCCTAATG ACCCAAATGGTGACTCACCAGCCAATGTGGATGCTGCA AAAGAATGGAGGGAGGACAGACACGGCGCATTCAAAAGGAAAGTTGCCCGCTGTGTACGAAAAAGCCAAGAGACTGCGTTTGAGTGA